The Trichoplusia ni isolate ovarian cell line Hi5 chromosome 10, tn1, whole genome shotgun sequence genome window below encodes:
- the LOC113498024 gene encoding uncharacterized protein LOC113498024 — MSIVRSNSSFNSSLTSSLYDSQDDMDPTKLKNYVKEILKSRIFLGRYIERRLADKRIGYRDVILVSGAEAELIRDLTEAQQKLITACANTKPWIGITDTEPLGIHTSGVCLWTEIENQPFGAFWFQIKSVKFRDGEVLVTLKCIRHISEAFIEIEPILTGAGNTKKSLESNNERKPNTSLQSLNETYSEFVDTLKSFLSITNVKEFITFLFAFVIAIFTGSTAFINFLGNFILALIREISFFVKNSTPMFLGVLDFFAKIIGGFYILLAMMFKQSTPRPPRNDDPRTLYLENKAWDTQHSRYNQHFVGQFD; from the coding sequence ATGAGTATTGTGCGATCAAATTCTTCGTTTAATTCATCATTAACCTCTTCACTTTACGACAGCCAGGACGATATGGACccaacgaaattaaaaaattatgtaaaggAAATATTGAAGTCACGTATCTTCTTAGGTCGTTACATAGAAAGAAGACTTGCTGACAAGCGAATTGGATATCGTGATGTAATTCTAGTAAGTGGAGCTGAAGCAGAATTGATACGGGATTTAACTGAAGcccaacaaaaattaataaccgCTTGTGCTAATACAAAGCCTTGGATCGGCATCACGGACACAGAACCCTTGGGTATCCATACGTCCGGCGTTTGCTTGTGGACGGAGATCGAGAACCAACCATTCGGAGCATTTTGGTTTCAAATTAAAAGTGTAAAGTTCAGAGATGGGGAAGTATTAGTTACACTAAAATGTATTAGGCATATATCAGaagcatttattgaaattgagCCGATTCTAACGGGAGCTGGAAATACAAAGAAATCTTTGGAAAGCAACAATGAGAGGAAACCTAATACAAGTCTGCAATCTCTCAATGAGACATATTCAGAATTTGTTGACACATTAAAAAGTTTCTTGTCAATAACAAATGtaaaagaatttataacatttttatttgcttttgttattgCTATCTTTACTGGTAGCACTGCTTTTATCAATTTTCTTGGTAACTTCATATTAGCACTAATAAGGGAAATatccttttttgttaaaaactcgACACCTATGTTCCTTGGGGTTCTAGatttttttgccaaaattaTTGGAGgcttttatatattattagcCATGATGTTCAAACAAAGTACCCCTCGTCCACCACGTAATGATGATCCTAGAACACTTTATCTAGAAAACAAAGCATGGGACACACAACACTCAAGATATAATCAACATTTTGTTGGTCAGTTTGATTAG